A single window of Achromobacter xylosoxidans DNA harbors:
- a CDS encoding SDR family NAD(P)-dependent oxidoreductase, which yields MRQTDLSGQVAIVTGATSGIGRGIALELAATGARVVVNGRIGEPRDAP from the coding sequence ATGCGGCAAACGGATCTGTCCGGACAGGTGGCCATCGTCACGGGCGCCACTTCCGGCATCGGCCGTGGCATCGCCCTGGAACTGGCGGCCACCGGCGCGCGCGTGGTGGTCAACGGCCGCATCGGCGAGCCGCGGGACGCGCCCTGA
- a CDS encoding glycoside hydrolase family 15 protein codes for MSKPIEDYGVIGNLLSAALVARDGSIDWLCLPHFDSPACFAALLGDDSHGRWLLAPRRPGEVRRRYLPDTAVLETRHETATGAVRVYDFMPLSDDEERVDVVRIVQGESGHVDMQMELTLRFNYGQAVPWVRRRDYGLSAIAGPDAVELHTAVPLEGRDMKSVAAFSVRQGQTVPFTLSYHRSHKSPHFVPDRMESMDRTIAWWHEWAKRCHWPDGPGARRDAVVRSLITLKLLTFQPTGGIVAAPTTSLPEQLGGSRNWDYRHCWLRDSALTLYALLNAGYREEAEAWRQWLLRAAAGHPNQLQIMYGIAGQRWLPEHDIPWLPGYEGSAPARLGNGAAGQMQLDVYGELIETLHAARVADLAPLAEAWRMQKVLLQPLEALWREPDHGIWEMRGPPRAFTHSRLMCWVALDRSVKSSERFGLEGPVQRWRALADEIREDICTGGYDAGRNTFVQYYGGTALDASLLLIPQVGFLPPDDPRIAGTVRAIERELLRDGLLLRYSPALSDDGLPGDEGVFLACSFWLADAYIMLGRLDDAERLFDRLLSLRNDLGLLSEEYDVARRRLVGNFPQGFSHIGLVNTAYNLSAAGGTARQRASRDAPPH; via the coding sequence ATGTCCAAGCCCATCGAGGACTATGGCGTGATCGGCAACCTGCTGTCGGCGGCGCTGGTCGCGCGCGACGGCTCCATCGACTGGCTGTGCCTGCCGCATTTCGATTCCCCCGCGTGTTTCGCCGCCCTGCTCGGCGACGACAGCCACGGCCGCTGGCTGCTAGCGCCGCGCCGGCCGGGCGAGGTCCGGCGCCGCTACCTGCCCGACACGGCCGTGCTGGAAACGCGCCACGAGACCGCCACCGGCGCGGTGCGTGTCTACGATTTCATGCCGCTCAGCGACGACGAAGAACGGGTCGACGTGGTGCGCATCGTCCAGGGTGAATCCGGCCACGTGGACATGCAGATGGAGCTGACGCTGCGCTTCAACTATGGGCAGGCGGTGCCGTGGGTGCGGCGGCGCGATTACGGGCTGAGCGCCATCGCCGGTCCGGACGCGGTGGAATTGCACACCGCCGTGCCGCTGGAAGGCCGCGACATGAAAAGCGTGGCCGCCTTCAGCGTGCGGCAGGGGCAGACCGTGCCTTTCACCCTGTCTTACCACCGCTCGCACAAGTCGCCGCATTTCGTGCCCGACCGCATGGAAAGCATGGACCGCACCATCGCCTGGTGGCACGAATGGGCCAAGCGCTGCCACTGGCCCGACGGCCCCGGCGCGCGCCGCGACGCGGTGGTGCGCTCGCTGATCACGCTGAAGCTGCTGACCTTCCAGCCCACCGGCGGCATCGTCGCCGCGCCCACCACGTCGCTGCCGGAGCAACTGGGCGGCAGCCGCAACTGGGACTATCGCCATTGCTGGCTGCGCGACTCCGCCCTGACCCTGTATGCGCTGCTCAACGCCGGCTACCGCGAAGAAGCCGAGGCCTGGCGCCAGTGGCTGCTGCGCGCCGCCGCCGGCCACCCCAACCAGCTGCAGATCATGTACGGCATTGCCGGCCAGCGCTGGCTGCCCGAGCACGACATCCCGTGGCTGCCCGGCTACGAAGGCAGCGCCCCCGCGCGCCTGGGCAATGGGGCGGCCGGGCAGATGCAGCTGGACGTCTACGGCGAACTGATCGAAACCCTGCACGCCGCGCGCGTGGCCGACCTGGCGCCGCTGGCCGAAGCCTGGCGCATGCAGAAGGTGCTGCTGCAGCCGCTCGAGGCGCTCTGGCGCGAACCGGACCACGGCATCTGGGAAATGCGCGGACCGCCGCGCGCGTTCACGCATTCGCGGCTGATGTGCTGGGTGGCGCTGGACCGCAGCGTCAAATCCAGCGAACGCTTCGGGCTGGAAGGCCCGGTGCAGCGCTGGCGCGCGCTGGCCGATGAAATCCGCGAGGACATCTGCACCGGCGGCTATGACGCCGGCCGCAACACCTTCGTGCAGTACTACGGCGGCACGGCGCTCGACGCCAGCCTGCTGCTGATCCCCCAGGTTGGATTCCTGCCGCCGGACGATCCGCGCATCGCCGGCACGGTGCGGGCCATCGAGCGCGAGCTGCTGCGCGATGGCCTGCTGCTGCGCTATTCGCCCGCGCTGAGCGACGATGGCCTGCCGGGCGACGAAGGCGTGTTCCTGGCGTGCAGCTTCTGGCTCGCGGACGCCTACATCATGCTGGGCCGGCTGGACGACGCCGAGCGCCTGTTCGACCGGCTGCTGTCGCTGCGCAATGACCTGGGTCTGCTGTCCGAGGAATACGACGTGGCGCGCCGGCGCCTGGTCGGCAACTTTCCACAGGGCTTCTCGCATATCGGCCTGGTGAACACAGCCTACAACCTCAGCGCCGCAGGCGGCACGGCACGCCAGCGCGCATCGCGCGACGCGCCACCGCACTGA
- a CDS encoding response regulator transcription factor → MRILVVEDPPEWADTISRHIADLGHAVHTCGGLRDALDHIRQRPPEILVTGTPLPDGDMLAHIAALHRTFPAMGIVVLAASPRINTQLQGMSDGVDHYLNKPVQLPLLAVTLSALERRLVTSSAAPSRDGAWTLDVESRELRSSDGEQVDLTAKEAIVLASLIQSPKFPISHERMSQILGYPEIIFDKHRIDALLYRVRKKLGTIRGTPMQIRNIYAEGSLLVVRDITVSIAAQA, encoded by the coding sequence ATGCGCATCCTCGTCGTTGAAGATCCCCCGGAATGGGCCGACACCATATCCCGGCACATTGCCGACCTGGGCCATGCCGTGCATACCTGCGGCGGCCTGCGTGACGCGCTCGACCATATCCGCCAGCGGCCGCCGGAGATACTGGTCACCGGCACGCCGCTGCCCGACGGCGACATGCTGGCGCACATTGCCGCCCTGCACCGCACCTTTCCCGCCATGGGCATCGTCGTGCTCGCCGCCAGCCCGCGCATCAACACGCAGCTGCAGGGCATGAGCGATGGCGTCGACCACTACCTGAACAAGCCGGTGCAGCTGCCCTTGCTGGCCGTCACGCTGAGCGCACTTGAACGCCGGCTGGTCACCTCATCGGCCGCGCCGTCCCGCGATGGCGCCTGGACCCTGGACGTGGAATCGCGCGAACTGCGGTCGAGCGACGGCGAACAGGTCGACCTGACCGCCAAGGAAGCCATCGTCCTGGCCTCGCTGATCCAGAGCCCGAAGTTTCCCATCAGCCACGAGCGCATGTCACAGATACTGGGCTACCCCGAGATCATCTTCGACAAGCATCGCATCGATGCCCTGCTCTACCGCGTGCGCAAGAAGCTCGGCACGATCCGCGGCACGCCCATGCAGATCCGCAACATCTACGCCGAAGGCTCGTTGCTGGTCGTGCGCGACATCACCGTCAGCATTGCGGCTCAGGCCTAG